In a single window of the Papaver somniferum cultivar HN1 chromosome 8, ASM357369v1, whole genome shotgun sequence genome:
- the LOC113302332 gene encoding uncharacterized protein LOC113302332, with product MILENIKDENAETYSKLPLGEKEVHAKRVMKFLKAVYMVREMRLLSPGFLEVLSGAPDLVDCQPPRLCSLKYLTLAMWSTRGCIRAIVYLLSISPNITKVFLKAKESCLADVGDEWETGLSFPGMLSHLEYVQIEVEGCDAELKFLCFLLKRAKVLKKVVLYFRSSVGSPDHGVTQVEQFMDTLRLVPTASSCIQVVFKT from the exons ATGATACTCGAAAATATAAAAGATGAGAATGCAGAAACGTATTCGAAACTTCCTTTAGGAGAAAAAGAAGTTCATGCTAAACGtgtgatgaaatttctgaaagcgGTTTACATGGTGAGAGAAATGAGATTATTATCACCTGGATTCCTTGAG GTTCTCTCGGGAGCACCTGACTTGGTAGACTGTCAACCACCTCGCTTATGTAGTCTAAAATATTTGACCCTGGCAATGTGGTCTACAAGAGGTTGCATCCGGGCTATTGTATACTTACTCAGCATTTCTCCTAACATAACTAAAGTGTTCCTTAAAGCCAAGGAG tcATGTTTAGCAGACGTTGGTGATGAATGGGAAACAGGCCTGTCATTTCCAGGAATGTTGTCTCACCTCGAGTATGTCCAGATTGAAGTGGAAGGATGTGATGCTGAACTCAAATTTCTATGTTTTTTGTTGAAAAGGGCAAAGGTTTTAAAGAAAGTTGTTCTTTACTTTCGTTCTAGTGTTGGCTCGCCTGATCATGGAGTGACACAAGTTGAGCAATTTATGGATACGCTAAGATTAGTTCCTACAGCTTCTTCATGTATTCAAGTGGTGTTTAAAACTTAG